In one window of Burkholderia sp. NRF60-BP8 DNA:
- the acnA gene encoding aconitate hydratase AcnA: protein MAHNLHKTLKEFDSGSGKGKFYSLPQLGKELKTKIERLPVSIRIVLESVLRNYDGKKITEEHIEQLANWKPTAKRVDEIPFVVSRVVLQDFTGVPLLADIAAMRGVAERTGKNPKKIEPLVPVDLVVDHSVQIDYFRQKDALDLNMKLEFQRNNERYQFMKWGMQAFDTFKVVPPGVGIVHQVNLEYLARGVHKKTDGADTVYYPDTLVGTDSHTTMINGIGVVGWGVGGIEAEAGMLGQPVYFLTPDVVGVELKGRLREGVTATDLVLTITEMLRKEKVVGKFVEFFGEGTQSLSLPDRATIGNMAPEYGATMGFFPVDEKTIDYFEGTGRTKAEIAAFENYFKAQNLFGIPKAGDIDYTKTVTLDLATVAPSLAGPKRPQDRIEIGNVKSTFTDLFSKPVAENGFAKKAEDLNTQYTTSNGVDVKNGDVLIAAITSCTNTSNPSVLLAAGLLAKKAVEAGLTVDPKIKTSLAPGSRIVTEYLTKTGLLPYLSKLGFEVAAYGCTTCIGNAGDLTPELNEAITKNDIVAAAVLSGNRNFEARIHPNIRANFLASPPLVVAYAIAGNITRDLMTEPVGKGKGGRDIYLGDIWPTSEEIHALLKFALDPKKFEDNYSKLTKKGDLWSKIEGESGEVYDWPKSTYIAEPPFFGNDFSMEPAASIPTVKGARALGIFGDSVTTDHISPAGSIKEDSPAGKWLKENGVQKADFNSYGSRRGNHDVMMRGTFANVRIKNLMIPAKADGTRVEGGLTIHQPSGEQLSIYDAAMKYVDAGTPTVVFAGEEYGTGSSRDWAAKGTQLLGVKAVIARSFERIHRSNLVGMGVLPLQFKGADSVQSLGITGEETYDIEGLGDDFKPQQDVTLVIHRKNGETQRVPVLLRIDTPIEVDYYKHGGILPFVLRSLLAA, encoded by the coding sequence ATGGCCCACAATCTCCACAAGACCCTCAAGGAATTCGACAGCGGTTCCGGCAAAGGCAAGTTCTACTCGCTGCCGCAACTCGGCAAGGAACTGAAGACGAAGATCGAACGCCTGCCGGTGTCGATCCGCATCGTGCTCGAGTCCGTGCTGCGCAACTACGACGGCAAGAAGATCACCGAAGAGCACATCGAGCAGCTCGCGAACTGGAAGCCGACCGCGAAACGCGTCGACGAGATTCCGTTCGTCGTGTCGCGTGTCGTGCTGCAGGACTTCACGGGCGTGCCGCTGCTCGCGGACATCGCGGCCATGCGCGGCGTCGCCGAACGCACGGGCAAGAACCCGAAGAAGATCGAGCCGCTGGTGCCGGTCGATCTCGTCGTCGACCACTCGGTCCAGATCGACTACTTCCGCCAGAAGGACGCGCTCGACCTGAACATGAAGCTGGAATTCCAGCGCAACAACGAGCGCTACCAGTTCATGAAGTGGGGCATGCAGGCGTTCGACACGTTCAAGGTCGTGCCGCCGGGCGTCGGCATCGTGCACCAGGTGAACCTCGAATACCTCGCGCGCGGCGTCCACAAGAAGACCGACGGCGCCGACACCGTGTACTACCCGGACACGCTCGTCGGCACGGACAGCCACACGACGATGATCAACGGCATCGGCGTGGTCGGCTGGGGCGTGGGCGGCATCGAAGCGGAAGCCGGCATGCTCGGCCAGCCGGTGTACTTCCTGACGCCGGACGTCGTCGGCGTCGAGCTCAAGGGCAGGCTGCGCGAAGGCGTGACGGCCACCGACCTGGTGCTGACGATCACCGAAATGCTGCGCAAGGAGAAGGTCGTCGGCAAGTTCGTCGAATTCTTCGGCGAAGGCACGCAGTCGCTGTCGCTGCCGGACCGCGCGACGATCGGCAACATGGCGCCGGAATACGGCGCGACGATGGGCTTCTTCCCGGTCGACGAAAAGACGATCGACTACTTCGAAGGCACGGGCCGCACGAAGGCCGAAATCGCCGCGTTCGAAAACTACTTCAAGGCGCAGAACCTGTTCGGCATCCCGAAGGCCGGCGACATCGACTACACGAAGACGGTGACGCTCGACCTGGCGACGGTCGCCCCGTCGCTGGCCGGCCCGAAGCGCCCGCAGGACCGCATCGAGATCGGCAACGTCAAGTCGACGTTCACCGACCTGTTCTCGAAGCCGGTCGCGGAGAACGGCTTCGCGAAGAAGGCGGAAGACCTGAACACGCAGTACACGACGAGCAACGGCGTCGACGTGAAGAACGGCGACGTGCTGATCGCCGCGATCACGTCGTGCACGAACACGTCGAACCCGAGCGTGCTGCTGGCTGCTGGCCTGCTCGCGAAGAAGGCGGTCGAGGCCGGCCTCACGGTCGATCCGAAGATCAAGACCTCGCTCGCGCCGGGATCGCGCATCGTCACCGAATACCTGACGAAGACGGGCCTGCTGCCCTACCTGTCGAAGCTCGGCTTCGAAGTCGCGGCCTATGGCTGCACGACCTGTATCGGCAACGCGGGCGACCTGACGCCGGAACTGAACGAAGCGATCACGAAGAACGACATCGTCGCGGCGGCCGTGCTGTCGGGCAACCGTAACTTCGAAGCGCGCATTCACCCGAACATCCGCGCGAACTTCCTCGCGTCGCCGCCGCTCGTCGTCGCGTACGCGATCGCCGGCAACATCACGCGCGACCTGATGACCGAGCCGGTCGGCAAGGGCAAGGGCGGCCGCGACATCTACCTCGGCGACATCTGGCCGACGAGCGAAGAAATCCACGCGCTGCTCAAGTTCGCGCTCGATCCGAAGAAGTTCGAGGACAACTACTCGAAGCTGACCAAGAAGGGCGATCTCTGGAGCAAGATCGAGGGCGAATCGGGCGAAGTCTACGACTGGCCGAAGTCGACCTACATCGCCGAGCCGCCGTTCTTCGGCAACGACTTCTCGATGGAGCCGGCTGCGTCGATCCCGACGGTCAAGGGCGCGCGTGCGCTCGGCATCTTCGGCGACTCGGTCACGACCGACCACATCAGCCCGGCAGGCTCGATCAAGGAAGATTCGCCGGCCGGCAAGTGGCTGAAGGAAAACGGCGTGCAGAAGGCCGACTTCAACAGCTACGGCTCGCGCCGCGGCAACCACGACGTGATGATGCGCGGCACGTTCGCGAACGTCCGGATCAAGAACCTGATGATCCCGGCGAAGGCCGACGGCACGCGCGTCGAGGGCGGCCTGACGATCCACCAGCCGAGCGGCGAACAGCTGTCGATCTACGATGCGGCGATGAAGTACGTCGACGCCGGCACGCCGACCGTCGTGTTCGCGGGCGAAGAGTATGGCACGGGCTCGTCGCGCGACTGGGCCGCGAAGGGCACGCAGTTGCTCGGCGTGAAGGCCGTGATCGCGCGCAGCTTCGAGCGCATCCACCGCTCGAACCTGGTCGGCATGGGCGTGCTGCCGCTGCAGTTCAAGGGCGCGGACAGCGTCCAGTCGCTCGGCATCACCGGCGAAGAGACGTACGACATCGAAGGCCTCGGCGACGACTTCAAGCCGCAGCAGGACGTCACGCTCGTGATCCATCGCAAGAACGGCGAAACCCAGCGCGTGCCGGTGCTGCTGCGCATCGATACGCCGATCGAAGTCGACTACTACAAGCACGGCGGGATCCTGCCGTTCGTGCTGCGCTCGCTGCTCGCAGCGTAA
- the sdhC gene encoding succinate dehydrogenase, cytochrome b556 subunit, with amino-acid sequence MTDAVRKPRPEYRNIGIGDITLKYRMPLAATLSILHRISGALLFLFLPFLLFLFDQSLTSELSFEVFKAFLSNIVVKLIVLALSWAFFHHFCAGIRHLLMDVNHDAVSKEGGKRTAVVVFVVSIALTIAMALKLFGAF; translated from the coding sequence ATGACTGACGCAGTAAGAAAGCCGAGGCCGGAATACCGGAACATCGGAATCGGCGACATCACGTTGAAATATCGCATGCCGCTGGCGGCGACATTGTCGATTCTCCATCGTATCAGCGGCGCGCTGCTGTTCCTGTTCCTGCCGTTCCTGCTGTTCCTCTTCGACCAGAGCCTCACCTCCGAGCTCAGCTTCGAAGTCTTCAAGGCTTTCCTCTCCAACATCGTCGTCAAGCTGATCGTCCTCGCGTTGTCGTGGGCCTTCTTCCACCATTTCTGCGCCGGCATTCGCCACCTGCTGATGGACGTCAACCACGACGCCGTCTCGAAGGAAGGCGGCAAGCGGACGGCCGTCGTCGTCTTTGTCGTCTCGATCGCGCTGACGATCGCCATGGCACTCAAACTGTTCGGAGCATTCTAA
- a CDS encoding ArsR/SmtB family transcription factor encodes MQNAQDTLFRTLADPTRRALFERLCAEGELTVAALTAHAGVSQPAVSKHLGVLKQAGLVNDRHEGRQTHYRAQPQALAPLIDWTSQMAGFWQSRFDALEDLLKRMDQ; translated from the coding sequence ATGCAAAACGCTCAGGACACGCTTTTCAGGACGCTTGCCGATCCCACGCGCCGCGCGCTGTTCGAGCGACTGTGCGCGGAGGGGGAATTGACGGTTGCCGCGCTGACGGCCCACGCGGGCGTCTCGCAGCCGGCCGTATCGAAGCACCTTGGCGTACTGAAGCAGGCCGGGCTTGTGAACGACCGTCACGAAGGCCGGCAGACGCACTACCGCGCGCAGCCGCAAGCGCTGGCCCCGTTGATCGACTGGACGAGCCAGATGGCAGGTTTCTGGCAGAGCCGGTTCGATGCCCTCGAAGATCTGCTCAAAAGGATGGATCAGTAA
- a CDS encoding DUF1801 domain-containing protein, with protein MSAPDLTPSARIDALIAGIADWRGKTLADVRRTILAAQAGIVEEWKWMGSPVWSCDGMIAVANAHKGKVKVTFMHGAQLPDPDKLFNDGLDGNARRAIDLFEGDKLDKRALKNLVRAAIEYNRTHLKKNARGSGAKARADKAA; from the coding sequence ATGAGTGCACCGGACCTCACACCGTCGGCGCGCATCGATGCGCTGATCGCAGGCATCGCCGACTGGCGCGGCAAGACCTTGGCCGACGTGCGCCGGACGATCCTCGCGGCGCAAGCGGGCATCGTCGAGGAATGGAAATGGATGGGCAGCCCCGTCTGGTCATGCGACGGGATGATCGCGGTGGCGAACGCGCACAAGGGCAAGGTGAAAGTGACGTTCATGCACGGCGCGCAGCTCCCCGATCCGGACAAGCTGTTCAACGACGGCCTCGACGGCAATGCGCGACGCGCGATCGATCTGTTCGAAGGCGACAAGCTCGACAAGCGGGCGTTGAAGAATCTCGTGCGCGCGGCGATCGAATACAACCGCACGCACCTGAAGAAGAACGCGCGAGGCTCGGGTGCGAAGGCGCGCGCAGACAAGGCGGCGTAA
- a CDS encoding S53 family peptidase produces the protein MKRNAWFALPLPSPRRLACVAPLVFAAAAAHATTDWVDTHTKAFLTGPQLMAQSAAPSLELAAGETTDVVVSLKLRNAAQLKQLARDVNRPGSAHYRQYLTHEQFLANYAPTDAQVKSVVDYLRKSGFVNVEVAPNRLLVSAHGTAGTVKTAFNTSLVHFQYAGRSGFANTSTAQVPRALGDVVGSVLGLQSVARARPMLRIGNVAKPQALAAGTATGHYPKEFPGLYNATGVPTAAGVTVGIITIGGVSQTLQDLKQFTSSNGYGTVATQTVKTNGTGGSYTDDQDGQGEWDLDSQSIVGSAGGQVGKLVFYMADLNAAGNTGLTQAFNRAVSDNTAKVINVSLGWCETDANADGTLDAEEQIFTTAAAQGQTFSVSSGDEGVYECNNRGYPDGSNYTVSWPASSPHVLAIGGTTLYTTSAGAFSNETVWNEGLDSNGKLWATGGGVSTILPAPSWQSGSNRQLPDVAFDAAQSTGAYIYNYGQLQQIGGTSLAAPIFTGFWARLLAANGTGLGFPAANFYADIPSHPSLVRYDVVSGNNGYQGYGYKAGTGWDPTTGFGSLNIANLNQLIKSGGF, from the coding sequence ATGAAAAGGAACGCCTGGTTTGCCCTTCCCCTTCCGTCGCCCCGCCGCCTCGCGTGCGTGGCACCGCTCGTGTTCGCCGCCGCCGCGGCGCACGCGACGACGGATTGGGTCGATACCCATACGAAGGCCTTTCTGACCGGCCCGCAGTTGATGGCGCAAAGCGCGGCGCCGTCGCTCGAACTCGCGGCCGGCGAGACGACCGACGTCGTCGTCAGCCTGAAGCTGCGCAACGCCGCGCAGCTCAAGCAACTGGCGCGCGACGTGAACCGGCCCGGCAGCGCGCATTACCGCCAGTACCTGACGCACGAGCAGTTCCTCGCGAACTACGCGCCGACCGACGCGCAGGTGAAGTCGGTCGTCGACTATCTGCGCAAGAGCGGCTTCGTGAACGTCGAAGTCGCGCCGAACCGGCTGCTGGTCTCCGCGCACGGCACGGCCGGCACGGTGAAGACCGCGTTCAACACGTCGCTCGTGCACTTCCAGTACGCGGGCCGCTCCGGCTTCGCCAACACGTCGACCGCGCAGGTGCCGCGTGCGCTCGGCGACGTCGTCGGCTCGGTGCTCGGGCTGCAAAGCGTCGCGCGTGCGCGACCGATGCTGCGCATCGGCAACGTCGCGAAGCCGCAGGCGCTCGCGGCCGGCACGGCGACGGGCCACTACCCGAAGGAATTTCCGGGCCTCTACAACGCGACCGGCGTGCCGACCGCGGCCGGCGTGACCGTCGGCATCATCACGATCGGCGGCGTATCGCAGACGCTGCAGGACCTGAAGCAGTTCACGTCGAGCAACGGCTACGGCACGGTCGCGACGCAGACCGTCAAGACCAACGGCACGGGCGGCAGCTACACCGACGACCAGGACGGCCAGGGCGAATGGGATCTCGACAGCCAGTCGATCGTCGGCTCGGCCGGCGGCCAGGTCGGCAAGCTGGTGTTCTACATGGCGGACCTCAACGCCGCCGGCAACACCGGCCTCACGCAGGCGTTCAACCGCGCGGTGTCGGACAACACCGCGAAGGTGATCAACGTCTCGCTCGGCTGGTGCGAAACCGATGCGAACGCGGACGGCACGCTCGACGCCGAGGAACAGATCTTCACGACGGCAGCCGCGCAAGGCCAGACGTTCTCGGTATCGTCGGGCGACGAAGGCGTGTACGAGTGCAACAACCGCGGCTATCCGGACGGCTCGAACTACACGGTGTCGTGGCCGGCTTCGTCGCCGCACGTGCTCGCGATCGGCGGCACGACGCTCTACACGACGTCGGCCGGCGCGTTCTCGAACGAAACGGTGTGGAACGAAGGGCTCGATTCGAACGGCAAGCTGTGGGCGACGGGCGGCGGCGTCAGCACGATCCTGCCCGCGCCGTCGTGGCAGTCGGGCAGCAATCGCCAGTTGCCGGACGTCGCGTTCGATGCCGCCCAAAGCACGGGCGCGTACATCTACAACTACGGCCAGTTGCAGCAGATCGGCGGCACGAGCCTCGCCGCCCCGATCTTCACGGGCTTCTGGGCGCGGCTGCTCGCGGCGAACGGCACGGGCCTCGGCTTCCCCGCCGCCAATTTCTATGCGGACATTCCGTCGCATCCGTCGCTCGTGCGCTATGACGTCGTGTCGGGCAACAACGGCTATCAGGGGTATGGCTACAAGGCCGGCACCGGGTGGGATCCGACGACCGGCTTCGGCAGCCTGAACATCGCGAACCTCAACCAGCTGATCAAGTCGGGCGGGTTCTGA
- a CDS encoding malate dehydrogenase produces the protein MAKPAKRVAVTGAAGQIAYSLLFRIANGDLLGKDQPVILQLLDLPQAQAAVKGVVMELDDCAFPLLAGVVITDDPKVAFKDADVALLVGARPRSKGMERKDLLSANAEIFTVQGAALNEVASRDVKVLVVGNPANTNAYIAMKSAPDLPKKNFTAMLRLDHNRALSQLAAKSGKPVASIEKLAVWGNHSPTMYPDFRFATAEGESLLKLINDDVWNRDTFIPTVGKRGAAIIEARGLSSAASAANAAIDHVRDWVLGTNGKWVTMGIPSDGSYGIPEDIIYGVPVTCENGEYKRVEGLEIDAFSREKMDGTLAELLEERDGVAHLLKN, from the coding sequence ATGGCTAAGCCCGCAAAGCGCGTTGCCGTCACCGGCGCCGCAGGTCAAATCGCTTATTCCCTGCTGTTCCGCATCGCGAACGGCGACCTGCTCGGCAAGGATCAGCCGGTCATCCTGCAACTGCTCGACCTCCCGCAAGCCCAAGCCGCCGTCAAAGGCGTCGTGATGGAACTCGACGACTGCGCGTTCCCGCTGCTCGCAGGCGTCGTGATCACCGACGATCCGAAGGTGGCATTCAAGGATGCAGACGTCGCGCTGCTGGTCGGTGCACGTCCGCGCTCGAAGGGCATGGAGCGCAAGGACCTGCTGTCGGCGAACGCCGAGATCTTCACGGTTCAGGGCGCTGCGCTGAACGAAGTCGCCAGCCGCGACGTGAAGGTGCTGGTCGTCGGCAACCCGGCGAACACGAACGCATACATCGCGATGAAGTCGGCGCCGGATCTGCCGAAGAAGAACTTCACGGCCATGCTGCGCCTCGACCACAACCGCGCGCTGTCGCAGCTCGCCGCCAAGTCGGGCAAGCCGGTCGCGTCGATCGAGAAGCTCGCCGTGTGGGGCAACCACTCGCCGACGATGTACCCCGACTTCCGCTTCGCGACCGCCGAAGGCGAATCGCTGCTGAAGCTGATCAACGACGACGTGTGGAACCGCGACACGTTCATCCCGACCGTCGGCAAGCGCGGCGCGGCGATCATCGAAGCGCGCGGCCTGTCGTCGGCCGCGTCGGCAGCCAACGCGGCGATCGACCACGTCCGTGACTGGGTGCTCGGCACGAACGGCAAGTGGGTCACGATGGGCATCCCGTCGGACGGCTCGTACGGCATCCCCGAAGACATCATCTACGGCGTGCCGGTCACCTGCGAAAACGGCGAGTACAAGCGCGTCGAAGGCCTGGAAATCGACGCGTTCTCGCGCGAGAAGATGGACGGCACGCTGGCCGAGCTGCTCGAAGAGCGCGACGGCGTCGCCCACCTGCTGAAGAACTAA
- a CDS encoding GntR family transcriptional regulator, with the protein MRAMTSNQANTANQTGAGGPGQPGAGDAAASPAASASPTFSPLYQQIKSLITQSLESGEWKPGEIIPSEVELAARYKVSQGTVRKAIDELAAENLVVRRQGKGTFVATHNEDRAQFRFLRLLADDGAEHPHVSRLLECRRLRAPAEIARQLDLKPADPVVQVRRLLEFDGEVTVLDEIWLPGAMFRGLTFERLSEYKGPLYAMFETEFGTRMIRATEKIRAVAADPAVADLLHVPAGFPLLSVERVSYTYGDRPVEVRRGWYVTTGYYYQNDLS; encoded by the coding sequence ATGCGCGCCATGACATCGAACCAGGCGAACACCGCGAATCAGACCGGCGCAGGCGGCCCAGGGCAGCCCGGCGCGGGCGATGCCGCAGCCTCGCCCGCGGCGTCCGCGTCGCCGACGTTCAGCCCGTTATACCAGCAGATCAAGTCATTGATCACGCAAAGTCTCGAATCCGGCGAATGGAAGCCCGGCGAGATCATCCCCAGCGAAGTGGAGCTCGCGGCCCGCTACAAGGTCAGCCAGGGCACCGTGCGCAAGGCGATCGACGAGCTGGCCGCCGAAAACCTCGTGGTCCGGCGGCAGGGCAAGGGTACGTTTGTTGCAACGCACAACGAGGATCGCGCGCAATTCCGCTTCCTGCGGCTGCTGGCCGACGACGGCGCCGAGCACCCGCACGTGAGCCGCCTGCTCGAATGCCGGCGCCTGCGCGCGCCGGCCGAGATCGCGCGGCAGCTCGACCTGAAGCCCGCCGATCCGGTCGTGCAGGTGCGCCGCCTGCTGGAATTCGACGGCGAAGTGACGGTGCTCGACGAGATCTGGCTGCCGGGCGCGATGTTTCGCGGGCTCACGTTCGAGCGGCTGAGCGAGTACAAGGGGCCGCTCTACGCGATGTTCGAGACGGAGTTCGGTACGCGGATGATCCGCGCGACGGAGAAGATCCGCGCGGTGGCGGCGGATCCGGCGGTGGCCGACCTGCTGCACGTGCCGGCGGGCTTCCCGCTGCTGTCGGTCGAGCGCGTGTCCTATACGTACGGGGACCGGCCGGTGGAGGTGCGTCGCGGCTGGTATGTCACAACCGGGTACTACTATCAGAATGACTTGAGCTGA
- a CDS encoding bifunctional 2-methylcitrate dehydratase/aconitate hydratase, producing the protein MSAPVSNVRPAPDTVLVDIVDYVLNPGIASALALETARHCLIDTLGCGLEALSYPACTKLLGPVVPGTIVPNGAKVPGTSFQLDPVQAAFGIGAMIRWLDFNDTWLAAEWGHPSDNLGGILATADWLSRTARAAGRKPLAMRDVLVAMIQAHEIQGCLALENAFNAVGLDHVLLVKVASTAVVGRLLGLTRDELINAVSHAFVDGHALRTYRHAPNTGSRKSWAAGDATSRAVRLALIAKTGEMGYPSALTAKTWGFYDVLFDGKPFRFQRPYGTYVMENVLFKIAFPAEFHAQTAAEAALQLHAQLAAAGRTTDEIARITIRTHAAAIRIIDKQGPLANPADRDHCIQYMVAVPLLFGRLTAADYEDAAAADPRIDALRAKTVCVEDPQFTKDYHDPDKRSIANALTIEFTDGSKLAEVAVEYPLGHRRRRADGIPLLVDKFRTNLARRFPAKQQQAILDVSLDQAKLEAMPVDEYVDLYVI; encoded by the coding sequence ATGTCCGCCCCGGTCTCCAACGTCCGCCCTGCTCCGGATACGGTACTCGTCGACATCGTCGACTACGTGCTGAACCCCGGCATCGCCAGCGCGCTCGCGCTGGAGACGGCGCGTCATTGCCTGATCGACACGCTCGGATGCGGACTCGAGGCGCTGTCCTACCCTGCCTGCACCAAGCTGCTCGGCCCGGTCGTGCCCGGCACGATCGTGCCGAACGGCGCGAAGGTGCCCGGCACGTCCTTCCAGCTCGATCCCGTCCAGGCCGCGTTCGGCATCGGCGCGATGATCCGCTGGCTGGACTTCAACGACACCTGGCTCGCCGCCGAATGGGGGCATCCGTCCGACAACCTCGGCGGAATCCTGGCGACGGCCGACTGGCTCTCCCGCACGGCCCGCGCGGCCGGCCGCAAGCCGCTCGCGATGCGCGACGTGCTGGTCGCGATGATCCAGGCCCACGAGATCCAGGGCTGCCTCGCGCTCGAGAACGCGTTCAACGCGGTCGGGCTCGACCACGTGCTGCTCGTGAAGGTCGCGTCGACGGCCGTCGTCGGCCGGCTGCTCGGACTCACGCGCGACGAGCTGATCAACGCGGTCTCCCATGCGTTCGTCGACGGACACGCGCTGCGCACCTACCGCCATGCGCCGAACACCGGTTCGCGCAAGTCCTGGGCGGCCGGCGACGCCACGTCCCGCGCGGTGCGCCTCGCGCTGATCGCGAAAACCGGTGAAATGGGCTATCCGTCGGCGCTCACCGCCAAGACCTGGGGCTTCTACGACGTGCTGTTCGACGGCAAGCCGTTCCGCTTCCAGCGCCCGTACGGCACGTACGTGATGGAAAACGTGCTGTTCAAGATCGCGTTCCCCGCCGAATTCCATGCGCAGACGGCCGCCGAGGCCGCGCTGCAACTGCACGCGCAGCTCGCCGCGGCGGGCCGCACGACCGACGAGATCGCCCGGATCACGATCCGCACGCATGCGGCCGCGATCCGCATCATCGACAAGCAGGGCCCGCTCGCCAATCCGGCCGACCGCGACCACTGCATCCAGTACATGGTCGCCGTGCCGCTGCTGTTCGGCCGGCTGACCGCGGCCGACTACGAAGACGCGGCCGCGGCGGACCCGCGCATCGACGCGCTGCGCGCGAAGACCGTATGCGTCGAGGATCCGCAGTTCACGAAGGATTATCACGATCCGGACAAGCGATCGATCGCGAATGCGCTGACGATCGAGTTCACGGACGGATCGAAGCTTGCCGAAGTGGCGGTCGAGTACCCGCTCGGCCATCGGCGGCGCCGTGCGGACGGCATCCCGCTGCTGGTCGACAAATTCCGGACCAACCTCGCCCGCCGCTTCCCGGCCAAGCAGCAACAAGCGATTCTCGACGTGTCGCTGGACCAGGCAAAGCTCGAAGCGATGCCGGTCGATGAGTACGTCGACTTGTATGTGATATAG
- a CDS encoding SRPBCC family protein, with amino-acid sequence MNHATTETRSVVVDRELPHPPEKIWRALTQPHLIEAWLMKSDFAPVAGHAFRFRADWGSVDCTVLTIEPHRTLSYTWAAHGLESIVTWTLTPTPAGTHLRMEQVGFRPDQEQAYRGAQYGWVRFFDTLEQVLSRPDEGTEARA; translated from the coding sequence ATGAACCACGCCACGACCGAAACGCGCTCCGTCGTCGTCGACCGGGAGCTACCCCATCCGCCGGAGAAGATTTGGCGCGCGCTCACGCAACCGCACCTGATCGAGGCGTGGCTCATGAAGAGCGACTTCGCGCCCGTCGCGGGCCATGCCTTCCGTTTCCGCGCGGACTGGGGCTCGGTCGACTGCACGGTCCTCACGATCGAGCCGCATCGCACGCTGTCCTATACGTGGGCGGCGCATGGCCTCGAAAGCATCGTCACATGGACGCTCACGCCGACCCCGGCCGGCACGCACCTGCGCATGGAGCAGGTCGGCTTCCGCCCCGACCAGGAGCAGGCGTACCGCGGCGCGCAGTACGGCTGGGTACGGTTCTTCGACACGCTCGAACAGGTGCTGTCGCGTCCCGACGAAGGCACGGAGGCCCGCGCATGA
- a CDS encoding HpcH/HpaI aldolase/citrate lyase family protein — MAALTPAQVLYDGASPPAILPCCDHYAGSEKLMRKSLALQAELGPVFDVTLDCEDGAAVGQEAAHAALVADLLGSAENRFGRVGVRIHDFSHPHWRDDVRIVLRAARAPAYITLPKVANAADAAEMTAFIEGTRRELGIAQPIAVDVLVETHGALAQAAALAALPTVGTLSFGLMDFVSAHHGAIPDTAMRSPGQFDHPLVRRAKLEITAACHAHGKTPSHNVTTEVRDMGVVAGDARRARDEFAFTRMWSIHPAQIRPIVDAFAPRTDEVTLAAEILLAAQAADWGPTRHGDTLHDRASYRYYWSVLRRARATGQPVPDDAAPLFGPAAAGAAR, encoded by the coding sequence ATGGCCGCGCTCACTCCTGCACAAGTGCTGTACGACGGGGCGTCACCGCCCGCGATCCTGCCCTGCTGCGATCACTACGCGGGCAGCGAGAAGCTGATGCGCAAGTCGCTCGCGCTGCAGGCCGAGCTGGGCCCCGTGTTCGACGTCACGCTCGACTGCGAGGACGGTGCGGCCGTCGGCCAGGAAGCCGCGCACGCGGCGCTCGTCGCCGACCTGCTCGGCAGCGCCGAGAACCGCTTCGGCCGCGTCGGCGTCCGCATCCACGACTTTTCCCACCCGCACTGGCGCGACGACGTGCGCATCGTGCTGCGCGCAGCGCGCGCACCCGCCTACATCACGCTGCCGAAGGTCGCGAACGCCGCCGACGCGGCCGAAATGACCGCGTTCATCGAAGGCACGCGCCGCGAGCTCGGCATCGCGCAGCCGATCGCGGTCGACGTGCTGGTCGAGACGCACGGCGCGCTCGCGCAGGCGGCCGCCCTCGCCGCGCTGCCGACGGTCGGCACGCTGAGCTTCGGGCTGATGGATTTCGTCTCCGCGCACCACGGCGCGATCCCCGATACCGCGATGCGCTCGCCCGGCCAGTTCGACCACCCGCTCGTCCGCCGCGCGAAGCTGGAAATCACCGCGGCCTGTCACGCGCACGGCAAGACGCCGTCGCACAACGTGACGACCGAGGTGCGCGACATGGGTGTCGTCGCCGGCGACGCACGCCGCGCGCGCGACGAGTTCGCCTTCACGCGGATGTGGAGCATCCACCCCGCGCAGATCCGTCCGATCGTCGACGCGTTCGCACCGCGCACCGACGAAGTCACGCTCGCCGCCGAGATCCTGCTGGCCGCGCAGGCCGCCGACTGGGGCCCGACGCGCCACGGCGATACGCTGCACGATCGCGCGAGTTATCGTTATTACTGGTCGGTGCTGCGCCGCGCGCGGGCCACCGGCCAGCCCGTACCGGACGACGCCGCGCCGCTGTTCGGCCCGGCCGCCGCGGGCGCCGCGCGTTGA